A single window of Acetobacteraceae bacterium DNA harbors:
- a CDS encoding dCTP deaminase — MGLMPDHWIRKMALEEEMISPFTEQQVREDKDGNKLISHGLSSYGYDARVGPEFRIFTDVDSAIVDPKSFNPASFVTRSGDIIVPPNSFALAHTVEFFKIPKDVLVICLGKSTYARCGIIVNVTPLEPGWAGQVTIEISNTTPLPARIYANEGICQFLFFKGDSPCETNYADRLGKYMNQSGVTLPRL, encoded by the coding sequence ATGGGATTGATGCCAGATCATTGGATTAGAAAAATGGCTTTGGAAGAGGAGATGATTAGCCCCTTTACAGAGCAGCAGGTACGTGAAGATAAAGACGGCAATAAACTTATTTCGCATGGTCTTTCTTCTTATGGCTATGACGCACGGGTTGGGCCTGAATTCCGTATTTTTACCGATGTTGATAGCGCCATTGTCGATCCCAAAAGTTTTAATCCTGCAAGTTTTGTGACACGTTCAGGTGATATCATCGTGCCGCCAAATAGTTTTGCCCTCGCACATACGGTTGAATTTTTTAAAATTCCCAAAGATGTTTTGGTTATTTGCTTAGGGAAATCGACTTATGCACGTTGTGGCATTATTGTTAATGTAACGCCTTTAGAGCCGGGTTGGGCAGGGCAGGTCACGATTGAAATCAGTAATACGACGCCGTTGCCGGCACGTATTTATGCAAATGAGGGGATTTGCCAGTTTTTGTTTTTCAAAGGGGACAGCCCGTGCGAGACGAATTATGCAGATCGTCTTGGTAAATATATGAATCAATCCGGGGTGACTTTGCCAAGATTGTGA
- a CDS encoding TIGR00730 family Rossman fold protein, translating to MIKFDSCAVFCGSRFGNDPAFRIEAEKTAQILAKHKITLIYGGGNTGLMGVVATSCLEAGGKVKGIIPTFLTSVETAHPDVTDLEITENMAIRKIKMIKASDASIILPGGLGTFDELLEVLVERQLGLSQKPIFLLNIQGWANPLLEAFQAAIAQGFADQKILDFLEIFPTADAFENHLSA from the coding sequence ATGATAAAATTCGATAGTTGTGCTGTCTTTTGTGGCTCCCGTTTTGGAAATGATCCTGCCTTTAGAATCGAAGCCGAGAAAACGGCTCAAATTTTAGCAAAACACAAAATCACACTTATTTACGGTGGCGGAAACACAGGCCTTATGGGGGTTGTCGCCACAAGCTGTTTAGAAGCCGGTGGCAAAGTAAAAGGAATTATTCCCACTTTTTTAACCTCCGTTGAAACGGCGCATCCAGATGTCACTGATCTGGAAATCACAGAAAATATGGCTATCCGTAAAATCAAAATGATCAAAGCCTCGGATGCCTCTATCATTCTGCCCGGTGGCCTCGGCACCTTTGACGAACTTCTAGAAGTGCTGGTTGAACGACAGTTGGGACTCTCTCAAAAACCAATTTTTCTTTTAAATATTCAAGGCTGGGCAAATCCTTTGCTTGAAGCTTTTCAAGCTGCGATTGCGCAAGGGTTTGCAGATCAGAAAATTCTAGATTTTCTGGAAATCTTTCCCACTGCCGATGCCTTTGAGAATCATCTGAGCGCTTAA
- the murA gene encoding UDP-N-acetylglucosamine 1-carboxyvinyltransferase has product MDKFVIEGGHRLEGIIPISGAKNSALKLMAASLLAKGPVTLKNVPSIADVLLMIRLLEYLGLSVRKEGSRLEISGTATRTDAPYDIVTKMRASVLVLGPLLARYGEASVSLPGGCAIGTRPVDLHLKALEAIGAEISLEQGDIQAKAPNGLKGAVHHLAFPSVGATENMMMAATLAEGTTELQNAACEPEIADLANFLNTLGAKISGAGTSIIKIEGVKALHGGEYAVIADRIEAGTYAVAGAITGGDILLEGALPSSMQKILDSLRASGATVSLDAKGIRVQGGELIKPQNIRTEPYPGFPTDMQAQLMALLTFAKGTSTVTETIFENRFMHVQELIRMGANITLNGREATIQGVENLQGAKVMATDLRASFSLILAGLRAQGITELRRVYHLDRGYEGVEQKLSACGAKISRVKE; this is encoded by the coding sequence ATGGATAAATTTGTGATTGAAGGCGGACATCGTTTAGAAGGGATTATCCCAATTAGCGGTGCAAAAAACTCGGCTTTGAAGTTAATGGCCGCTTCTTTACTTGCCAAGGGGCCTGTGACACTAAAAAATGTCCCTTCCATTGCTGATGTTCTGCTGATGATACGTCTTCTAGAGTATCTTGGTCTTTCTGTCCGTAAAGAAGGTTCTCGGCTCGAAATTTCAGGGACGGCCACCCGGACAGATGCACCTTATGATATTGTGACGAAGATGCGGGCTTCGGTACTCGTTCTTGGCCCCTTGCTGGCACGTTATGGTGAAGCCAGTGTCTCTTTGCCAGGCGGTTGTGCGATTGGTACACGCCCTGTGGATCTTCATCTTAAAGCCCTAGAAGCTATTGGTGCAGAAATTTCTTTAGAACAAGGAGATATTCAAGCCAAAGCGCCGAATGGTCTCAAAGGCGCTGTGCATCATTTGGCCTTTCCAAGTGTCGGTGCAACAGAAAATATGATGATGGCAGCGACTTTGGCGGAAGGAACGACAGAGCTTCAAAATGCGGCATGTGAGCCTGAGATTGCAGATTTAGCCAATTTCTTAAATACACTTGGCGCAAAAATTTCCGGCGCAGGAACCTCAATCATTAAAATTGAAGGTGTTAAGGCTCTACATGGCGGCGAATATGCCGTTATTGCAGACCGTATTGAAGCTGGAACATATGCTGTCGCTGGCGCTATCACCGGTGGAGATATTTTGTTGGAAGGGGCACTTCCTTCCAGTATGCAAAAAATCTTAGATTCCCTTCGTGCCAGCGGTGCGACGGTTTCATTGGATGCAAAGGGTATTCGTGTTCAAGGCGGAGAGTTGATTAAGCCACAAAATATACGGACGGAACCTTATCCGGGTTTCCCAACCGATATGCAGGCTCAGTTAATGGCGCTTTTAACTTTTGCTAAGGGGACATCAACGGTGACGGAGACGATTTTTGAAAATCGTTTCATGCATGTTCAGGAGCTTATCCGTATGGGGGCTAATATCACCCTTAATGGCCGAGAGGCAACGATTCAGGGGGTAGAAAATCTTCAGGGTGCAAAAGTGATGGCAACGGATTTAAGAGCCTCTTTTTCTTTAATCTTAGCAGGTTTAAGGGCCCAAGGGATTACGGAGTTAAGACGTGTTTATCATTTAGATCGTGGCTATGAGGGGGTAGAGCAGAAGCTTTCCGCCTGTGGCGCTAAAATATCACGTGTGAAAGAATAA